A genomic window from Bubalus bubalis isolate 160015118507 breed Murrah chromosome X, NDDB_SH_1, whole genome shotgun sequence includes:
- the HCFC1 gene encoding host cell factor 1 isoform X8: protein MAWETILMDTLEDNIPRARAGHCAVAINTRLYIWSGRDGYRKAWNNQVCCKDLWYLETEKPPPPARVQLVRANTNSLEVSWGAVATADSYLLQLQKYDIPATAATATSPTPNPVPSVPANPPKSPAPAAAAPAVQPLTQVGITLLPQAAAAPPTTTTIQVLPTVPGSSISVPAAARTQGVPAVLKVTGPQATTGTPLVTMRPASQAGKAPVTVTSLPAGVRMVVPTQSAQGTVIGSSPQMSGMAALAAAAAATQKIPPSSAPTVLSVPAGTTIVKTVAVTPGTTTLPATVKVASSPVMVSNPATRMLKTAAAQVGTSVSSAANTSTRPIITVHKSGTVTVAQQAQVVTTVVGGVTKTITLVKSPISVPGGSALISNLGKVMSVVQTKPVQTSAVTGQASTGPVTQIIQTKGPLPAGTILKLVTSADGKPTTIITTTQASGAGTKPTILGISSVSPSTTKPGTTTIIKTIPMSAIITQAGATGRGLPRCAGEKAGVTSSAGIKSPITIITTKVMTSGTGAPAKIITAVPKIATGHGQQGVTQVVLKGAPGQPGTILRTVPMGGVRLVTPVTVSAVKPAVTTLVVKGTTGVTTLGTVTGTVSTSLAGAGGHSTSASLATPITTLGTIATLSSQVINPTAITVSAAQTTLTAAAGLTTPTITMQPVSQPTQVTLITAPSGVEAQPVHDLPVSILASPTTEQPTATVTIADSGQGDVQPGTVTLVCSNPPCETHETGTTNTATTTVVANLGGHPQPTQVQFVCDRQEATAALVTSTVGQPNGSVVRVCSNPPCETHETGTTSTATTAMSGIGGGPRRDIRLACAATTIPTVVRVSVTAGASEGAQVSIKPACQTRQTSATSTTMTVMATGAPCLAGPLLRPSVALEAAGRGAALLQLGPLSAQVRPGGEERSLAGLGPLVSVGRQLEVHHTHTTNTATVARSAMSAGEPHELLGAPTLVYESSASASVTAAALEALLCPSATVTQVCSNPPCETHETGTTHTPTTATSGGAAGQPEGGQQPPASRPCETHQTASTGTTMSVSLGALLPDAAPSHRTLESSLEVAVPPAVAPQAGASLLTPFPTQRVCSNPPCETHETGTTHTATTVTSNMSSNQDTPPPAGDQGEVESTQGDSVNIASSSPITTTVSSTLTRAVTTVTQSTPVPGPSVPKISSVTETAPGALTTEVPIPATITVTIANTETSDMPFSAVDILQPPEELQASPGPRQQLPPRQLLQPASAPLVGDSAEVLSASQSPELQAAVDLSSTGDPSSGQEPASSAVVATVVVQPPPPTQSEVDQLSLPQELMAEAQAGTTTLMVTGLTPEELAVTAAAEAAAQAAATEEAQALAIQAVLQAAQQAVMAGTGEPMDTSEAAAAVTQAELSHLSAEGQEGQATTIPIVLTQQELAALVQQQQLQEAQAQQQQHHLPTEALAPADSLNDPTIESNCLNELAGAVPSTVGLLPPTATESLAPSNTFVAPQPVVVASPAKLQAAATLTEVANGIESLGVKPDLPPPPSKAPVKKENQWFDVGVIKGTNVMVTHYFLPPEDAVPTDDDSGTVPDYNQLKKQELQPGTAYKFRVAGINACGRGPFSEISAFKTCLPGFPGAPCAIKISKSPDGAHLTWEPPSVTSGKIIEYSVYLAIQSAQAGGETKSSTPAQLAFMRVYCGPSPSCLVQSSSLSNAHIDYTTKPAIIFRIAARNEKGYGPATQVRWLQETSKDSSGAKPASKRPMSSPEMKSAPKKSKADGQ from the exons ATGGCTTGGGAGACCATCTTGATGGATACGCTGGAAGACAATATTCCCCGGGCCCGTGCCGGCCACTGTGCGGTAGCCATCAATACCCGCCTTTACATTTGGAGTGGGCGTGACGGCTACCGAAAGGCCTGGAATAACCAGGTCTGCTGCAAGGACCTCTGGTACCTGGAAACGG AGAAGCCGCCACCTCCAGCCCGGGTACAGCTGGTGCGAGCCAACACTAACTCTCTGGAGGTGAGCTGGGGGGCCGTGGCGACAGCCGACAGTTACCTTCTGCAGCTCCAGAAATATGACATTCCTGCCACGGCTGCCACTGCCACCTCCCCCACACCCAATCCAGTCCCGTCTGTGCCTGCCAATCCTCCCAAGAGCCCTGCCCCAGCAGCAGCCGCACCTGCCGTGCAGCCGCTGACCCAAGTAGGCATCACGCTCCTGCCCCAGGCTGCTGCCGCGCCCccgaccaccaccaccatccaggTCTTGCCGACGGTGCCTGGCAGCTCAATCTCCGTGCCCGCCGCAGCCAGGACTCAAG GTGTCCCGGCTGTGCTGAAAGTGACTGGTCCTCAGGCTACCACGGGAACCCCGTTGGTCACCATGCGACCTGCCAGCCAGGCTGGGAAAGCCCCCGTGACTGTGACTTCCCTTCCTGCAGGCGTGCGGATGGTTGTGCCTACACAGAGCGCCCAGGGGACG GTCATTGGCAGCAGCCCACAGATGAGTGGCATGGCTGCATTGGCAGCCGCGGCTGCTGCCACCCAGAAGATCCCTCCTTCCTCGGCACCCACAGTCCTGAGTGTCCCGGCTGGCACCACTATCGTCAAAACTGTGGCCGTGACGCCGGGCACCACCACGCTCCCAGCCACTGTGAAGGTGGCCTCCTCGCCAGTCATG GTGAGCAACCCAGCCACTCGCATGCTGAAGACTGCAGCTGCCCAGGTGGGGACTTCCGTCTCTTCTGCTGCCAACACATCTACCCGTCCCATCATCACCGTACACAAGTCCGGAACCGTGACAGTGGCCCAGCAAGCCCAGGTGGTGACCACAGTGGTGGGTGGGGTTACCAAGACCATCACCCTGGTGAAGAGCCCCATCTCGGTCCCAGGAGGCAGTGCTCTA ATTTCCAatctgggcaaagtaatgtcagtGGTCCAGACCAAACCGGTTCAGACTTCGGCAGTCACAGGCCAGGCATCCACAGGCCCAGTGACTCAGATCATCCAG ACCAAAGGACCCTTGCCAGCCGGGACCATCCTGAAGCTGGTGACGTCTGCAGATGGCAAGCCCACTACCATCATCACAACCACGCAGGCCAGCGGGGCAGGGACTAAGCCTACCATCCTGGGCATCAGCAGTGTGTCCCCCAGCACCACCAAGCCCGGCACCACCACTAtcattaagaccatccccatgtcAGCCATCATCACACAGGCGGGCGCCACGGGTAGGGGCCTTCCCCGGTGTGCTGGGGAGAAAGCAG GCGTGACTAGCAGTGCCGGCATCAAGTCACCCATCACCATTATCACCACCAAGGTGATGACTTCTGGAACTGGAGCCCCTGCCAAAATCATCACGGCTGTTCCCAAAATCGCTACGGGTCACGGGCAGCAAGGAGTGACCCAG gtggtgctgaaGGGCGCACCTGGCCAGCCAGGCACCATCCTCCGCACCGTGCCTATGGGGGGCGTCCGCCTGGTCACCCCTGTTACTGTCTCTGCTGTCAAGCCTGCTGTCACCACACTGGTTGTCAAGGGCACCACAG GCGTCACGACCCTGGGCACGGTGACAGGCACCGTCTCCACCAGCCTGGCCGGAGCCGGGGGCCATAGCACCAGCGCCTCACTGGCCACGCCCATCACCACGTTGGGCACCATCGCCACCCTCTCAAGCCAGGTGATTAACCCCACTGCCATCACTGTGTCTGCGGCGCAGACGACGCTGACAGCGGCCGCTGGGCTCACCACACCCACCATAACCATGCAG CCTGTCTCCCAGCCTACCCAGGTGACTCTGATAACGGCCCCCAGCGGGGTGGAGGCCCAGCCTGTGCACGACCTCCCAGTGTCCATTCTGGCCTCCCCTACTACAGAACAGCCCACGGCCACAGTCACCATCGCTGATTCAGGCCAGGGTGATGTGCAGCCTGGCACCGTGACCCTGGTTTGCTCCAACCCGCCGTGCGAAACCCACGAGACGGGCACCACCAATACAGCCACCACCACCGTCGTCGCTAATCTGGGGGGGCACCCCCAGCCCACCCAAGTGCAGTTTGTCTGCGACAGACAGGAGGCCACTGCTGCTCTCGTGACCTCCACGGTGGGCCAGCCGAATGGCAGTGTCGTTCGTGTCTGCTCCAACCCGCCGTGTGAAACCCACGAGACCGGCACCACCAGTACAGCCACCACTGCCATGTCTGGCATCGGAGGCGGGCCGCGGCGAGACATCCGGCTCGCCTGCGCGGCCACCACCATTCCCACCGTGGTCCGGGTCAGCGTGACTGCCGGGGCGTCAGAGGGAGCTCAGGTTTCCATCAAGCCCGCGTGCCAAACCCGTCAGACCAGTGCGACCAGCACCACCATGACTGTGATGGCCACCGGGGCCCCGTGCTTGGCCGGCCCGCTCCTCAGACCAAGCGTGGCCCTCGAGGCCGCTGGCCGCGGTGCTGCTCTCTTACAGCTGGGGCCACTGAGTGCCCAAGTCAGGCCCGGTGGCGAGGAAAGGTCCCTTGCCGGCCTGGGCCCGCTGGTGTCTGTGGGGCGCCAGCTGGAGGTGCATCACACGCACACGACCAACACGGCTACTGTGGCCCGCTCCGCCATGAGTGCCGGGGAGCCCCACGAGCTGCTGGGGGCCCCCACACTTGTGTACGAGAGCTCAGCCAGCGCCTCTGTGACTGCCGCGGCCCTGGAGGCACTGCTGTGCCCCTCGGCCACCGTGACCCAGGTCTGCTCCAACCCTCCGTGTGAGACCCACGAGACGGGCACCACCCACACACCCACCACGGCCACATCAGGAGGGGCTGCAGGCCAGCCAGAGGGCGGGCAGCAGCCTCCTGCCAGCCGGCCCTGTGAGACGCACCAGACCGCTTCCACTGGCACGACCATGTCCGTCAGCTTGGGCGCCCTGCTCCCGGATGCCGCCCCCTCCCACAGGACCCTGGAGTCCAGCCTGGAGGTGGCAGTGCCACCCGCAGTCGCCCCTCAGGCCGGTGCTTCGTTGCTCACTCCTTTCCCGACGCAAAGGGTGTGCTCCAACCCGCCCTGTGAGACGCACGAGACAGGCACTACGCACACGGCCACCACTGTCACCTCCAACATGAGTTCCAACCAAG ACACCCCACCGCCTGCCGGCGACCAGGGAGAGGTGGAGAGCACCCAGGGCGACAGTGTGAATATCGCCAGTTCCAGTCCCATCACGACAACAGTGTCTTCCACGCTGACGCGGGCCGTGACCACCGTGACACAGTCCACGCCAGTCCCAGGCCCTTCGGTGCCG AAGATCTCATCTGTGACTGAGACTGCCCCAGGGGCTCTGACCACCGAAGTCCCCATCCCGGCCACGATTACAGTGACCATAGCCAACACAGAAACTTCTGACATGCCCTTCTCTGCTGTTGACATCCTGCAGCCCCCAGAGGAGCTCCAGGCCTCTCCAGGGCCACGCCAGCAGCTTCCACCACGGCAGCTCCTGCAGCCTGCCTCCGCGCCCTTGGTGGGGGACTCCGCCGAGGTCCTGTCAGCCTCCCAGAGCCCTGAGCTCCAGGCCGCCGTGGATCTGAGCAGTACAGGGGACCCGTCTTCGGGCCAGGAGCCTGCCAGCTCGGCTGTGGTGGCCACCGTGGTGGTCCAGCCACCGCCGCCTACCCAGTCCGAAGTAGACCAGTTGTCTCTCCCCCAAGAGCTGATGGCCGAGGCCCAGGCGGGCACCACCACCCTCATGGTGACAGGGCTCACCCCAGAGGAGCTggcagtgactgctgctgctgaagcGGCCGCTCAGGCTGCAGCCACAGAGGAGGCCCAGGCCCTGGCCATCCAGGCCGTGCTCCAGGCCGCACAGCAGGCTGTCATGG CAGGCACCGGGGAGCCCATGGATACTTCAGAGGCGGCCGCGGCGGTGACACAGGCAGAGCTGAGCCACTTGTCGGCCGAGGGCCAGGAAGGCCAGGCGACCACTATCCCCATCGTGCTGACGCAGCAGGAGCTGGCTGCCCtggtccagcagcagcagctccaggaagcacaggcccagcagcagcagcaccacctgcCCACGGAAGCGCTGGCCCCCGCTGACAGCCTCAATGACCCGACCATCGAGAGCAACTGCCTCAATGAGCTGGCCGGGGCTGTGCCCAGCACCGTGGGCCTGCTGCCCCCCACGGCCACTGAGA GCCTGGCCCCGTCCAACACATTTGTGGCCCCTCAGCCGGTCGTTGTGGCCAGCCCCGCGAAGCTGCAGGCCGCGGCCACCCTGACGGAAGTGGCTAATGGCATTGAGTCCCTGGGTGTG AAGCCAGACCTGCCACCGCCACCTAGCAAAGCCCCTGTAAAGAAGGAGAACCAGTGGTTTGACGTGGGGGTCATTAAGGGTACCAATGTGATGGTGACACACTATTTCCTGCCACCCGAAGACGCTGTCCCGACTGAT GATGACTCGGGCACCGTGCCCGACTACAACCAGCTAAAGAAGCAGGAGCTGCAGCCAGGCACTGCCTATAAGTTCCGCGTCGCCGGGATCAATGCCTGCGGCCGGGGGCCCTTCAGTGAGATCTCAGCCTTTAAAACGTGTCTGCCTGGCTTCCCGGGGGCCCCGTGTGCCATTAAAATCAGCAAA AGTCCAGACGGTGCTCACCTCACCTGGGAGCCACCCTCTGTGACCTCCGGCAAGATCATCGAGTATTCAGTGTACCTGGCCATCCAGAGCGCGCAGGCCGGTGGTGAGACCAAGAGCTCGACCCCGGCGCAGCTGGCCTTCATGCGGGTGTACTGCGGGCCCAGCCCCTCCTGCCTCGTGCAGTCCTCCAGCCTCTCCAACGCCCACATTGACTACACCACCAAGCCCGCCATCATCTTCCGCATTGCTGCCCGCAATGAGAAGGGCTACGGCCCAGCCACCCAAGTCAGGTGGTTGCaag AAACCAGTAAAGACAGCTCTGGCGCCAAGCCGGCCAGCAAGCGGCCCATGTCGTCTCCAGAAAT GAAATCCGCGCCAAAGAAATCGAAGGCAGACGGTCAGTGA